From a single Deltaproteobacteria bacterium genomic region:
- a CDS encoding CoA transferase, which translates to MTGILDGLRVIDMGHFVAVPSSGALLADWGAEVIKIEPLDGDAMRYFLNPLLAQIGETVNWRFEIINRGKKSMSLNLKSNEGRDILLKLAQTADVFMTNYELDAVHQLGLEYDDLRKANPSIIYASLSGYGKDGPDKNERGFDFAAAWARTGIQHLMGEPGSPPPSQRGGMMDRTVGAHMVAGIMAALFHREKTGQGQELEFSLYHSGVWTIAADIQVVLGGQDVVQNDRSQASNPLWNNYRARDGRWLQLAMLQSDLSWADFCRALGRPELENDPKFSDLVARFENHEELIQILDDIFMQKDRTEWVELLKENNCIFSRIETPEEVISDPQAIINGFFSEVDHPEAGMVKYVNTPIKFNQNPAEIRSASPEMGQNTEELLLELGYGWDDIERLKDLKAII; encoded by the coding sequence ATGACCGGAATACTTGATGGACTGCGAGTAATTGATATGGGTCACTTCGTGGCCGTGCCTTCATCTGGAGCATTGCTGGCCGATTGGGGCGCTGAGGTAATAAAGATCGAACCATTGGACGGTGACGCCATGCGCTATTTTCTGAACCCGCTTCTCGCGCAGATTGGTGAAACCGTAAACTGGCGTTTTGAGATCATCAACCGCGGCAAAAAAAGTATGTCCCTTAATCTAAAATCAAATGAAGGCAGGGATATACTTCTCAAACTGGCGCAGACCGCGGACGTGTTCATGACCAACTATGAACTGGACGCGGTACACCAGCTTGGCCTGGAATACGATGATCTCCGCAAAGCGAATCCCTCGATTATATACGCGTCACTCTCCGGTTACGGCAAGGACGGCCCCGATAAAAACGAACGGGGTTTCGACTTCGCCGCGGCCTGGGCTCGCACCGGGATACAGCATCTTATGGGCGAGCCTGGTTCGCCGCCGCCGTCGCAACGGGGAGGCATGATGGACCGGACCGTTGGGGCGCACATGGTGGCCGGAATTATGGCCGCTCTCTTTCATCGAGAAAAAACAGGCCAGGGGCAGGAACTCGAGTTCTCCCTCTACCATTCCGGCGTATGGACCATAGCCGCCGATATCCAGGTGGTTTTGGGCGGGCAGGACGTGGTACAGAACGATCGAAGCCAGGCCTCAAATCCGCTCTGGAATAATTACCGGGCGCGCGACGGCCGCTGGCTTCAATTGGCCATGCTCCAGTCCGATCTTTCCTGGGCGGATTTCTGCCGAGCGCTGGGCAGACCCGAACTAGAAAACGATCCCAAATTTTCAGATTTAGTCGCACGGTTTGAAAACCATGAGGAGCTGATACAAATCCTGGATGATATTTTTATGCAAAAGGACAGGACCGAGTGGGTGGAACTTCTGAAGGAGAATAATTGCATTTTCAGTCGGATTGAGACTCCAGAAGAAGTGATCAGCGATCCCCAGGCCATCATCAATGGGTTCTTTTCCGAAGTGGATCATCCTGAGGCGGGAATGGTGAAATACGTGAATACGCCGATCAAGTTTAATCAGAATCCGGCCGAGATACGATCCGCTTCCCCGGAAATGGGCCAGAATACGGAGGAACTGCTTCTGGAACTGGGGTACGGCTGGGACGATATCGAACGCCTCAAAGACCTAAAAGCAATAATTTAA
- a CDS encoding arylsulfatase produces the protein MQQKENKFGGVIGRTYKESKSFWPEPVTAPEGSPNVVFIILDDVGFSQIGCYGSEIETPNMDRLAGNGLLFNNFHTTALCSPTRACLLTGRNHHSVGTGIVTGLATGYPGYNGRMPREAATIAQVLKENGYNTFATGKWHNTPNEELSAAGPYDHWPLGMGFERFYGFLAGETNQWSPELVYDNHRIETPDRPGYHVSEDIVDKSMEFILDQKQAEPDKPVFLWMAFGAGHAPHHAPKEYIEKYKGKFDKGWDKVREEVLIRQKEMGVVPQDTELAPSNPRVRPWDKLSDDERKLFARMQEVFAGFLDHTDYQIGRFVAFLEKIGELDNTLIMLISDNGASREGGPYGTVNEIRFFNRVKESLEANLEMIDELGGPLTYNHYPRGWAQAGNSPLKRFKQNTHGGGIRDPLIVHWPKGIKHKGQVRQQYHHVIDLVPTVYEIIGINPPHEFNGIPQKPIEGISMAYTFNDGDAPTRKEVQYYEMFGHRGLWHNGWKVVTYHEWGSDGNFDDDRWELYHIDEDFSECHDLAELYPEKLAEMVDLWWREAEKYQVLPLDDRTNERFHIDKPPRDKDRKAFTYYPDTAKTPGSAAPPIRNRSHYIQAEVDIPEEGAEGVLMAHGGRFAGYALYIKDNRLVYDHNYLGIEHYIVSSDTEVPTGPSILGYQFEKTGEHQGVGRLFINGAKVGEGTIARTIPVSYGPEGLDIGRDSLTPVSEDYTCPFEFTGVLKKVVVTANGEPHLDPEGDFQAAMGEQ, from the coding sequence ATGCAGCAAAAAGAAAATAAATTTGGTGGTGTCATTGGCAGGACTTACAAAGAATCGAAATCCTTTTGGCCAGAACCGGTTACAGCTCCTGAAGGCAGCCCGAATGTTGTTTTTATCATCCTCGACGACGTGGGATTCTCACAAATAGGATGTTACGGGTCTGAAATAGAGACCCCGAATATGGACCGCTTGGCCGGAAATGGACTGCTCTTCAACAATTTTCATACCACCGCGCTCTGTTCACCGACCAGGGCTTGCCTGTTGACTGGCCGCAACCATCATTCAGTCGGAACGGGCATTGTTACTGGTTTAGCCACTGGATATCCGGGTTATAACGGGCGGATGCCGCGCGAAGCGGCGACCATCGCCCAGGTGCTCAAGGAGAACGGCTATAATACTTTTGCCACAGGCAAATGGCATAATACGCCGAATGAGGAGTTGAGCGCGGCCGGTCCATACGACCACTGGCCGCTGGGCATGGGTTTCGAGCGTTTTTACGGATTCCTGGCTGGGGAAACGAATCAATGGAGTCCGGAACTGGTATACGACAATCACCGGATCGAAACTCCGGACCGTCCCGGCTATCATGTATCCGAGGACATTGTAGACAAGTCCATGGAATTTATCCTCGACCAGAAACAGGCCGAACCCGACAAGCCTGTTTTCCTCTGGATGGCCTTTGGAGCCGGCCACGCGCCGCATCACGCTCCAAAGGAATATATCGAAAAATATAAAGGTAAATTTGACAAGGGGTGGGACAAGGTCCGCGAGGAAGTCCTGATCCGGCAGAAGGAGATGGGTGTTGTCCCCCAAGACACGGAACTGGCGCCAAGCAATCCCCGCGTTAGACCCTGGGACAAGCTGTCCGATGATGAGAGGAAGTTATTCGCGCGTATGCAGGAAGTCTTCGCAGGTTTCCTGGATCACACCGACTACCAGATCGGACGATTCGTGGCTTTTCTTGAGAAGATTGGGGAACTGGATAATACCCTGATCATGCTTATTTCAGACAATGGCGCCAGCCGGGAAGGCGGGCCTTACGGGACGGTAAACGAAATCCGTTTTTTCAACCGCGTCAAGGAATCCCTCGAAGCCAATCTGGAAATGATTGACGAACTGGGTGGTCCTCTCACCTACAATCATTACCCACGCGGCTGGGCGCAAGCGGGTAATAGCCCTCTTAAACGCTTTAAGCAAAATACTCACGGCGGAGGTATTCGTGATCCTCTCATCGTACATTGGCCGAAAGGTATCAAGCATAAAGGCCAGGTCCGTCAGCAGTATCACCACGTTATAGACCTTGTTCCCACGGTTTATGAAATCATTGGGATTAATCCGCCCCATGAGTTCAATGGTATACCGCAAAAACCAATTGAGGGTATTAGCATGGCCTATACGTTTAATGATGGTGACGCGCCCACACGAAAAGAAGTGCAGTACTACGAAATGTTTGGTCATCGAGGTCTTTGGCATAACGGTTGGAAAGTGGTTACTTATCATGAATGGGGTTCCGATGGAAATTTCGACGATGACAGGTGGGAGTTGTATCATATTGATGAGGATTTTTCAGAATGTCATGACCTGGCAGAGCTGTATCCGGAAAAACTAGCGGAGATGGTAGATCTTTGGTGGCGTGAGGCGGAAAAGTACCAGGTATTGCCGCTTGATGATCGCACTAATGAACGCTTCCATATCGACAAACCCCCGCGTGATAAAGACCGGAAAGCCTTCACCTACTATCCCGATACCGCCAAGACGCCGGGGAGCGCCGCCCCGCCGATTCGTAACCGGTCCCACTACATCCAGGCCGAGGTGGATATCCCTGAAGAAGGCGCTGAGGGCGTTCTAATGGCCCACGGCGGCCGCTTTGCCGGTTATGCCTTGTATATAAAAGATAACCGGCTGGTTTATGACCATAACTATTTAGGAATCGAACATTATATCGTGTCCTCCGATACGGAAGTGCCCACCGGACCTTCTATTTTGGGTTACCAGTTCGAAAAAACAGGCGAACATCAAGGTGTCGGCCGGCTGTTCATCAATGGAGCGAAGGTTGGTGAGGGTACCATCGCCCGGACGATACCGGTGAGTTATGGGCCTGAAGGATTGGATATCGGGCGGGATTCTTTAACCCCGGTGAGTGAAGATTATACCTGCCCGTTCGAATTCACCGGAGTCTTGAAAAAGGTCGTGGTGACCGCTAACGGCGAACCTCACCTGGATCCGGAGGGAGATTTTCAGGCCGCCATGGGGGAACAATGA
- a CDS encoding transposase, with amino-acid sequence MFLLPPNIREWLPEDDLIYFILDVVDQLDLSEIYNSYNGSKGGQPPYNPRMMTSLLIYAYCVGIFSSRKIEKATFDRVSFRVICADQHPDHDTIADFRKRHLQALSGLFAQVLLICQEVGLVKLGHVSLDGIKVKANASLLKAFVQP; translated from the coding sequence ATGTTCCTTCTTCCCCCAAATATCAGGGAATGGTTACCCGAAGACGATCTGATCTACTTCATCCTTGATGTGGTTGATCAACTTGACCTCAGCGAGATTTACAACAGTTATAATGGATCAAAGGGTGGTCAGCCGCCGTATAATCCACGGATGATGACCAGCCTACTCATCTACGCTTACTGCGTTGGTATTTTCAGTTCGCGCAAAATCGAAAAGGCGACCTTTGACCGGGTTTCTTTCCGTGTCATTTGCGCCGACCAACATCCCGATCATGATACCATCGCCGATTTCCGCAAGCGCCATCTGCAGGCTCTATCCGGCTTGTTCGCTCAGGTACTTTTGATCTGCCAGGAAGTCGGCTTGGTCAAGTTGGGCCATGTTTCGCTGGACGGCATCAAGGTCAAAGCCAACGCCTCCCTGCTCAAGGCTTTCGTTCAGCCTTGA